One window of the Granulicella arctica genome contains the following:
- a CDS encoding NmrA family NAD(P)-binding protein, with product MNSDQVSKRSTASDEDTKLILVTGATGDTGRPTVKLLLERGHRVRALARKQDARSRALQELGADVVFGDMLMIGDIRAALKGVRSAYFVYPLAHGQVEASVIFAKAAEEEGLELVVNMSHKQSRPFARSQATMAHWLSEQVFDWSGIPVTHLRITFFAEWILYISALIRKGRYVVPFDGESRFAPIASSDIARIVVGLLENPAKHVGQALSLHGPVEYSHVELAALIARVLEKDVRFEQVSTPEFLELLGIPNDTAKGAHFEAVKIDQQEGLLSGTDSLGSEIAGGPLMTMEEFVANHRAHLT from the coding sequence ATGAATTCTGATCAGGTAAGCAAGCGTAGTACAGCATCTGACGAGGACACAAAGCTGATCCTGGTCACCGGGGCAACAGGCGACACTGGACGGCCAACGGTGAAGCTCCTCCTAGAGAGAGGTCACCGAGTAAGAGCATTGGCGCGCAAACAAGATGCGCGCTCGAGAGCACTTCAGGAGCTTGGCGCCGACGTTGTCTTTGGCGACATGTTGATGATTGGGGACATCAGGGCTGCGCTGAAGGGTGTCAGGAGTGCCTATTTCGTCTATCCTCTGGCGCACGGACAAGTTGAGGCCTCGGTAATCTTTGCCAAGGCCGCGGAAGAAGAAGGACTGGAACTCGTCGTAAACATGTCCCATAAGCAATCTCGGCCTTTCGCGAGAAGCCAAGCAACGATGGCTCATTGGCTTTCGGAGCAAGTTTTTGACTGGTCAGGAATACCCGTAACGCACCTCCGGATTACGTTCTTCGCCGAATGGATACTTTACATCTCCGCCCTTATCCGCAAGGGGCGTTATGTCGTTCCGTTCGATGGGGAAAGCCGGTTTGCTCCCATCGCGTCAAGCGATATTGCGCGGATCGTGGTCGGTCTACTTGAGAATCCAGCGAAACACGTCGGGCAGGCCCTATCCCTACACGGGCCCGTTGAATATAGCCATGTCGAGCTTGCGGCCCTTATCGCGCGGGTCCTCGAAAAAGACGTTCGATTCGAACAAGTCTCTACTCCCGAGTTCCTTGAGTTGCTTGGCATTCCGAACGACACCGCAAAGGGAGCGCACTTCGAGGCGGTGAAGATTGATCAGCAGGAGGGACTTCTCAGCGGGACCGACAGCCTAGGATCGGAGATCGCCGGCGGCCCACTCATGACGATGGAAGAGTTCGTTGCAAACCATCGTGCGCATCTGACGTGA
- a CDS encoding DoxX family protein: MKEWAYAGFSFDFLGATASHLITGDVAYALFPFVFFLVLLVSYTLWHKTAATPLPFDDREAHA, translated from the coding sequence ATGAAGGAGTGGGCTTATGCGGGTTTCTCGTTCGACTTCCTTGGTGCAACGGCGTCGCACCTCATTACGGGAGACGTGGCGTATGCGCTCTTCCCGTTCGTCTTCTTTCTGGTTCTCTTGGTGTCGTACACCTTGTGGCATAAAACGGCGGCAACTCCGCTGCCATTTGATGACCGGGAAGCTCATGCCTAA
- a CDS encoding TetR/AcrR family transcriptional regulator: MTEKKTRGRQRSSESQEAILKATAELLTEKPLRDVTIEFIATKAGVGKVTIYRWWPTKAYIALDAYLRILAKHITVPDTGDIKTDLTTLLRYSMNLAAMPE; the protein is encoded by the coding sequence ATGACGGAAAAGAAGACCCGAGGCCGTCAGCGTAGCAGTGAATCGCAGGAGGCGATTCTCAAGGCGACTGCCGAACTGCTGACAGAAAAGCCTCTTCGAGATGTCACCATCGAATTTATTGCCACTAAGGCGGGCGTGGGAAAGGTGACTATCTACAGGTGGTGGCCCACCAAGGCCTATATCGCGCTGGACGCCTATCTGAGAATACTTGCCAAGCACATAACGGTGCCGGATACGGGCGACATAAAGACAGATCTCACAACATTGCTTCGCTACAGCATGAATTTAGCGGCTATGCCAGAGTAG
- a CDS encoding winged helix-turn-helix transcriptional regulator, whose translation MSETNISVPDGSLSPTDCKGLADVLASVGDKWTIMAVGALSKGSLRYNEIQRRVSGISQRMLTMTLKRLEADGIVTRTLFPSVPPRVDYELTELGQTLRGALMPLHVWAAKNKQTIALNRLHSVGTRKNPGHPLRSDEMAGANYSLSNRSTHVP comes from the coding sequence TTGAGCGAAACGAACATTTCTGTTCCTGACGGCTCCCTCTCTCCCACCGATTGCAAGGGTCTAGCCGATGTGCTTGCCAGCGTCGGAGACAAATGGACCATTATGGCCGTTGGGGCATTGTCGAAAGGCTCGCTGCGCTACAACGAAATTCAGCGGCGTGTCAGTGGGATCTCGCAAAGAATGCTTACGATGACGCTGAAACGCCTGGAGGCCGATGGCATCGTCACACGCACACTGTTTCCCTCCGTGCCGCCCCGTGTCGATTACGAATTGACGGAACTGGGCCAGACCCTACGCGGTGCGCTGATGCCTCTCCATGTATGGGCAGCTAAGAACAAGCAGACCATCGCTCTCAACCGCCTACATTCGGTAGGCACACGGAAGAACCCCGGTCACCCATTGCGGTCCGATGAGATGGCTGGTGCAAATTATTCGCTCTCTAACCGGTCGACGCATGTTCCATAG